CAAACAgataaattattaatttcatATGTGGTCCCAAGTAGCGTACATAAGGAACATTAATGCCTCCCACATACTGTGATTCATTAAAACCCCAGCACTTTTAACACCATTTCAGACTAAGGTACTTCTAACATATAAAGGAGAATTCCGTATTTCACCTGTTCACAGACTGCTTTCCAATCTCAGATGGTGCAGTAATCTGTACACCATCTTGGCACATATTGTTTGAGATTCATAATCCCCCGATGTGCTGTTAAAATCCCTCAGGTTACAGACCACACTTCCACTTCTGTTGCCTCAGGCTAATCTCAGATTATGGTTATTATCACACGGAGACCAGTGAAAGGGAACGTCTTGGTGTCTTATGTAATTAACAAAAACTGAATGGATTTATAGCCAAGCTGCTTCCTTAGACACATTAtatactttataaataaagacaCACGGCAGGGAAATATAACAATGAttaaatcacactttttttattctataaaaaaatacaatacaacataATATAGTGAGATATCTTTGCATCTACAAGTCAAATGAAAGTAcagtattgtgattttttatttagataaaattgaattggtGCTTTTAAATTGCTAATACCTGACTGTAATTATATTCCATAATTTGTCAATAATCTGTGTAAATCAAAGCTTTATTAAGAGTTCAATCACTAATATTTGGTAATTGGTCaatttttgtgattttgcatAGTTGGTGGGAATGTAACTTTAACAGGGAAAGATACACAATCTTAGCCCTTTAAAAGTTAGTTTGGACCATCGGATGTGGTGAGTTGTGCTACCAGATGGCAGAGTTTTGGTGTTTGTGACACATGGCTCTGAGTGAAGCCACAGCCCGATAGCCCAGCCCAAGATAATTGGAATTTCATtaaggttttgtttgtgtgtgtgtgtgtgtgtgcgtgcatatatacatgtatatgccTGTGTGGGCTGAGAGTGGGTGTGGATGTTTATGAGTCTACATGGCTGTGTTTCTCTATATGCAATATTAAAGATGGGGGGGCAGGGACTCCACCTGCTGCCACCTGTTCATCAGCTCCATCTTATAAAAGCTGCTCCCTCACTGTCTCCAAGATCACAGACACCTTGGACTCTTTAGGCTGTCCACTATCTGGAGTTACAAATATCTGACACAAAGGACACCCACACATCTTGGACATCAGCCAGGCTGTAACATTAAGGAGAGCTCTGAGGAACCCTGAAGCTGAACTGGAAACTTCCCTAATAAAGCTGTTGACTGGTAGCTGAGGCTTTCTGACCTAAAGACATATACCGGTTTGATCCTTCAACCAAACATGATGAAGTCTCGGCGACCCAGCTGCACCGACTCTGGATCCGAGTCCTCAGAACCAGACTCCAAGAGCCCGGAGAAATACGAGACTGCCACGAGGCGACGGATGGCAGCCAATgccagagagaggaagaggatgcAGGGCTTGAACACAGCCTTTGATCGCCTACGTAAAGTGGTCCCCCAGTGGGGCCAGGACAAAAAACTGTCCAAGTATGAAACCCTGCAGATGGCTCTCAGCTACATCATGGCCCTCAACCGGATCCTGACAGACGCCAGGAAGCACAACGCTCCTCACAGGCAGTGGCTGGACCTGCAGTTTGACTGTGTGCAGCCTGAAAGCTACCCCTGCCTCATGAGGTACGACTCTCCCACTGAACAGGACTACATCCACTCGTCCTTCTCGTATCAGTTTGATGGCCATCAGGTCCACGGATAAACTGCTGCCAATTGGTGGATAATCAGTCATATTGTTGGATGTGAGTGACAATGTGAATATTTCTCCTTCAATCCAGGAgacagtaaatacattttgtattgcattattttaattttgtactTATCAAGTTTTTGTTTGACGACAAAAAGACTTCTATTTCACTTTGAAgtcgttttttatttttgctagGAAACCCAGCAATgttgaacattttgtttttgttcaaagtatAGTAGCGATGACAGAAATGTTGTGTCATCATAATGACCACTAGATTGTACTGAAGATACAGGCAATGGTGTATTTTTTCTATCAGTTATTTTGATACAGCCCTAAAATGTTGTGCAATGTTCAATGGATTCTGAGAAACTCATTGTGGTCTTCATTGCATAGTCAAAGTCAATATGTAACTATTTTGTCAAAGTGTAAGTACGTGTTTGTAGAGTTGAAAAGCGGAGGTTATTTTTCACATGCAGACCTCTATTTTGTTGAATTACAGTTTTTGatctataataaaaataaaaaaactattttgtatgAAGAAAAATTCTCTTGTTCTTCATTATCTTCTCTCCCAGTCATTTGCTTATGATAGTAAAATATGGAATGatttatgtgtatataatgGGCTTAATATGGTATAATCTGTATACACTCAAGATGGTTTATACAATTCCTAACTATACAAAGCAGATTCctttcatacattttcttttgcatcataaaaaacatgtttatttgctAAATATAACCCTAACATTCTCAAAAGTGCCTTTTACTAAAAGCATACTCTTATTATTAGCAAGCGCTTGTATTTTAACCCTTATAATGTCCCTTTGTGTCCTCTGTGCAATATTAAAACAACTAATTTACAGCACagcctttgttttgtgtgtgtcaagttCTCAGTAGGAGCAATGGCAGAGCCTGTCTGCTGCACTGCCTCGCTCCGCTCCCTGGGGAACCAATCCTCCTTTTGTTCTGACCTCCTGTGCTCAAAGATAAGACACTTGTACGTCAATGTGGAACCAAAATCAAGTACAAGCATTCAACTAATCTTTTCTCAAATGTTCGCTGTAAAAGAACCCATTTTACAAGTATTCTGCTACAGTACAGACCGATGTATCCGTAGCTGTGTGGCTCCACAACCCTCTATTGTTAGAGCCACACTACAGATTTAAATGGCACTCATTAGCCACTGAAAAGTGATTGTTAcagatttgaagaaaaaaaaaagtttgaatggTGGCACAAGTCACAGCAGGTTAAGGAAGCCTGTGTACCAGATCCTGCCATGGCTTCAGAGGGGAAGCAGAAATTAAACTCTATTGTGGGGTAATGGCTGTGGGTAATCGCTCTGTCCACAGCCGCTGAAGCATGAACGGCCATAGCTGGACCCAAACTATATCTGCATTAGGTACAAGACATCTACAGCAGTgcattaactgtactgtccaaCTAATAATGCCTTATACCAATTCATTAGCTTGCAGCTTATTTGAGTTGTAATATTTGGaattatgtgttgtttttaaatgtcatattcCTGTTTTGCTCTGTTTGCTTTAATGCCTCCACACAAATTACATAACAAtcacataaatacatgcatagATAAATGTGTCCCTAGATATCATATATCAAATTATAGAAAGCAAAAATGAAACATATCTTAAGTATTCCTTATTTTATCTGCTGAACTGAtattatatattctatataGACCATGTGCACGTGCGATAAGTGCCAAACCCTGATACAGATGGTCATAATGATTCATATGCCACGGTGAATGTTTGCATTCTTACTAAATGCTTTCTGACAGTTGGCGTGTTACAAATGAATAGATGGCAGAGTCAAAAGTGCATAATGGTAATGAGGCTGAGATCCTCAGTGACACTGCAATTATACTCCTCATTAATTCAGTCACAAGCCGCAAACAGTTGGTGACAGAAAATATAATCAACATGCAATTAATTGATTTCCTCAAAAGGAGCACGGTATTGGATGAGTTGTTAATCAATTGTGACAACAATGTGCTCAGCATGGAAAGAGCTGACAGGGCAAAACATATTCAATTGTCTTTTAGGTGCGGAATTATTCAGCCTCCAACATAGctggatgttgttttttatgagaCATTTCCAGCATATTAAAGATGTGGTAGGTGGTATTGTGTTATACAGAACTATAGAATGAAGGTCCTTACATTTGGCGAATCTTCCCTGCCTGTTTGAGGGAGGGTTGTCATTCTGGTTATTTTTAACTCTATAATACCATCTACATATTGTTGACTATTgctaacaggaaaaaaaagaattcatcACTGACCAAATCAAGGCCATCTTGTTGAGGCGCAAATCAGATAACGTCAATGTTGTGTTAGTCCAACACCCACCATTTTATTCCCTCAATGTATTTTTACTGGGTCTCAATCTCAAGACTACAAAAGACCCAACAGGGGACCAACAGCTCCTCCCTCAACAAAGCTTATGTCATCCACTCTTTATAATCATCCCTTCAGCAGGTGTTCAGAAGCTGCCTGCACTGCTCAGCTTCACTTTCCTCCCTGACTTAAACGCTAACagtccacacagagacacacaggtgTCTACCAGAATGAAGTGTCGGAACAACCGGGCCGACAGCCACCTGACCGGGCAGGTGGAGTTGAACAGCGTAAGCAACGGAGCCTGGGTGAACCAGGGCTACTGTGGCTCCCCTCTGCCCCTGCCCCGAGCAGTCAGCACCGCCTACAACCCCCAGCCCCTCTTCCAGGGCTCCATGGACAGCATGTACAAACCGGACCTCCCAGGCCCATTCCCAGAGGAACGGCCGTCCACCGACCAAAGCCTGGGGAAGAAACAAAGAGGCTGCTGCTCTTTTATCAAAGGTAGGAAGGAACCCACTCAGCTGAACTCACAGCAGTATTTCTGCCCTAACGGCCATTTCTACTGTATGGATGACAACTAGACTCGCCCTATCTCACTGGGGATTTTGTGTGGTACTGGTccagtctgggtctgggtctgtaaAATCAACTGCTATGCCTCAATactcttttaaacaaaaatgtatgagGACCTGCTTGTTGGCTAATCAACTTAGGTCAAATTAGGGTCAAAGTTGATACCCACTCTGCATGAAAGGTCTTTAAAAAGCAGTACATCCTTTTGTATCATAATGacataaaacacactgtaaTTTGTCTGTAGGCTTGTGGGGCACAACACTGACTGAAAACACCTCAAACAACAGAGAACTGTTTGTCCGAACCACGCTGCGAGAGTTAATAGTCTATCTGGTATTCCTGGTGGATATATCCCTCTGTAAGTATTCTACTATGTGATTCTatcaaaaatgttgctttttcaatATGGATGTCTATTCCTGGCACGTGTGGTAGTCTCAAAATTCAAGTTGAAAATCATGATCAGTAACCGGGTCAAATGAATGGATGAAGTACAGTATAGAATGGTAAAGTGTATTGTACTCGAAAAATATATATcgagatatatatttttatttcttttttatatttctcagGTATTTGTGCCTTATTtgagtatgtgtttttttcttccaatatattttttattttattttttattatttaatacaaaTCATCCGCAATGAGACAGTAGAATGACATAAAGCAAACGAGCAAGTCAGGAAAAACTCAGATATCTGACTCCTCAGGAATGATGTCTAAAAACTCTATAGTGGACAGTAAAGGGTTCCAAATTTGATCAATTTGATTTGGATTATATAAAACATCCTTGATCCTACAATCATGGGAATCTGCTTCTAATTTAGAAGAATCAGTCGCCTGGCCAGTATGGTATAGAAGGCCATGTCATACCATAGCTGATAGGGTTGTTAGATGAAATACCAAATAGAGCAAAGGGGGGGGATGCAGATCTGCCACAAAATCAAAGGCCATTTGAAGACTACTGAACATTTTAGTAAAAAAGCTGTCAGCTTTGGGCATGATCCAATATGCATGAGGTCGCCAGGGGACaaaaaatgtagatattttgaAGAAAAGTTGTTAACCTGGATTTAAGCTTAACTTTGCTACTACTTTTCCGTATTTTGAATGTATTATAAACCTCTGAATTGACATCCAAGCATCAAAACTACttctaaatacttttttttttttttttttttaatgaatggtCCATATGCGATGGAATAGAGAATTCACATCTCTAACCCTATATGCTGTTcctgtatttctgtatttcatGTCTACTTTAGTATATTTCAGTcaactatttgttttttaagcaatgctgttcctttaaccctcatgttgtcctcgggtcaaattgacccgttttcctatatcaatgttctttttcattcccccaaataacatgattgattccacaatttaacaacgctctttggcaagtacaaatctttactttcatAAATTCtagggtgtcttattcaattttatagcatttgaagaaaaaaaatgaagtggtttccaaatagtattgagtaaaagttattttataaagACATATTatagtctgtgattatccatcaacatcaattcctttaattttagtctaaatgattcctaatttctgcttttctaactcaaacattaggtacaatttcctataaatgaggtttattgaccattcATTCCaaatttaactgtaaaactaaagctaATAAGTGAGTGCTACGTAGTGTTGAACATCATGAAATGTGACAAACACTgaagaaaagtgttgaaaaaagggacaaaaacgtaggaaaaagttaaaaacattgctaaaaagagtcaaatgttgattttcaattttgacaggaacaccacacaagggttaagtgaaGTGCTCACCATTTGACAGGGTGTTCTGTATAGGGCACTTTGGACTGTTGATTTACTATCAAAAGCCTCTGCCTTAATGCCTACCACAAATGCCCTGCCCATCCCTCTGCCTGAGATCCATTGTCCAGCTGAGCATTGGGAGTGAAAGGGACATGGGTTCTGCTCCCTTGCCTTTTAGCGATAAGAGCATTTGGCCGAGCCATTGTTGCTTTGTCTTGGTTAGATTGATATTGTTTGAAGAGGCTATTTGAGTCAGGCCTGCATGCTTTCTCTTCAAACTAATTACGACCTCTAATCTGGATCTGTTTGTAGTGACATAAACACAGCCAAACAACAACTCTTCAACAAGGCCTTGCGTGTCTGAGTCTGAGTTGTCTTATCTTGGACTGTTGAATGGAGCGACATTTAGAGCTAAGCCTGAGCAAAGCCAGATAGAAATCAATTATTGgctattaaaaatgtttaatgttgtcTTTCAGTGACATACGGCATGACCAGCTCGAGCACCTATTACTACACTAAAGCCATGACGGACCTGTTTGTGAATACAGCTGGTGCAAGTGGGGTTATGTTTCAGTCCATTGGCTCCATGGCTGACTTCTGGACTGTGAGTTTATCCCCATGTTAATTTCCTCTATGTTTGCCATGGTGAGAAATCACTGAGAAATAAATTGTCTGGAACTCAAACTGCGTCCACTATCtttttatttgtacatattAACAGTATACCCAGGGCCCAATGGTGGACAGCCTCTACTGGACTAAATGGTACAATGACCAATCCCTGGACAGCGGAGACCAGTCCTTCATCTACTATGAGAACATGCTGCTGGGAGTTCCTAGAATGAGGCAGATCAAGATTATGAACAACTCCTGCAAGGTCCACAAAGACTTCAAAGATGAGATCGCGGAATGTTTCGATGTTTACAATGATAAAAAGGAGGATGCCACTAGCTTCGGTCTCATCAATGGCACCGCGTAAGCCGCTCACTGTTTTCCTTACAGGCTAACTTTGGGTATGCAGTTAGACTGGAGTACTACAGCAAAtgtgtcttcttcctctgcagctGGACCtatcacacagagaaagacatcaaAGGTTCTTCTTACTGGGGATTGCTGGCCACATACAGTGGAGCGGGATACTACCAAGACTTGAGTCGCACCAAAGAGGAGAGCGTCATCATTCTGCAGGAACTGGTGGACAACCTGTGGCTCGACCGAGGAACCAGAGTAGCATTCATCGACTTCTCCACTTACAACGCAAATATTAACATGTTCTGTGTCATCAGGTAAAAAGCACTACTGACAATAGCAACTTGTCCCATTGATTGATACACACGCATTGGTTAACGGACATTTCATCCAATCTTTTAGGTTGGTTGTTGAGTTCCCAGCAACTGGCGGAGCAATCCCTTCCTACCAGATAAGAACAGTCAAACTGATCCGCTACGTCACCAACTGGGATTTCTTTATCCTCGGCTGTGAGATAGTATTCTGTTTATTCATTATGTATTACGTTGTGGAGGAAATTCTTGAGCTGCGAATACACCGGCTCTCCTATTTCAAAAGCATCTGGAACATACTGGATGTTGTTGTCATAATGGTAAGACAGTGTCCTTCTTATTTGATTCAAACTTGTCCTTATCCCTGATGGTGCTTTGCAGCAAAgaagtaaaattatttttcttcccAGCTCGCCATCGTTGCCATTATATTCAATGTTTTCCGAACTGTCAAAGTGGACAAGTTGCTGGGCAAACTGCTGGAACAACCCGGTATCTACGCTGACTTTGAATTTCTGGCCTTCTGGCAAACACAGTTCAACAACATGAATGCAGTGAACTTGTTCTTTGCGTGGATCAAGGTAAAGTACCGACATCTCTCACTTGAAGGCATTACTGTGCGGTGGCTCAGCAGATAGCGCGGGTCGTCCACTAATTGGAAGATCGGCAGTTCCTTTTCCTGGGCAAGATAATGAAACACTAAAGGCTGAAGAATTATGTTAGATTCTGATAAGCAGATTGGCACCTTGCATATCAGCCTCCGCAATCAGTCTATGAATGTGGCATGTAAAGTGCTTTGAGTGGTCAGaatactaaaatacatttaccatTAATTAGTTAGGAAAATGACTGGGCACTAGTGTCATCCCAAAGactgtgttttttctctttgtcctttAGGTTTTCAAGTACATCAGTTTTAACAAGACGATGACTCAGCTGTCCTCCACACTGGGTCGATGTGCTAAAGATATCTTGGGCTTTGCCATTATGTTCTTCATCGTGTTCTTCGCCTATGCCCAACTTGGATATTTGCTCTTTGGGACACAGGTTGAATCTTTTAGCACCTTCGTCAAGTGCATGTAAGGGGTGTTCAAACAGCGGCTCAGTAGGAACTATTTAAATAGGATGATGGGGAGAATGAATTAATCAATCCTATTTTCTTTCTGCAGCTTCACACAGTTCAGAATTATTCTTGGAGACTTTGATTACGACGCCATCGACAGGGCTAACAGAGTTCTCGGGCCAATCTACTTTGTCACCTatgtgttctttgttttctttgttctaCTGGTAAGTCATTCTGCTATACAAGATGCTTGTGGATAAAGATGAAATTCCCATTATCTTTTTATGTATCTGTCCCTCAGAACATGTTTCTGGCCATCATAAATGACACGTATTCGGAGGTTAAGGAGGAGCTCTCCTCCCAAAAAGATGAGCTACAGTTTACTGACATCATCAAACAGGTAAAGGCAATCGGATTCCTGTAAAAAATAGATACGTCTATGGATGAAGATTTTCAAGTTGCAAACcaaatgttcttcttctttgtaaTTCAGAGCTATATGAAGACATTTATGAAGTTGAAacttaaaaaggagaaaataacagATGTTCAGAAGGTGCTACAATCTGGATCTAGAGAAATTGAATTCAAGGACTTCAGAGAAACCTTGAAAGAGTAAGTGACAGAATATCAAATGGAAAAGCATAAGCTAACTCTAGTGTTTTAGATAACCTTACCACTCCGATGATCTCTTAGGATGGGACATGCTGACCATGAAATTTCTGCAGCCTTCTCACGGTTTGACCATGATGGGAACCAAATTCTAGACAAAGATGAACAAGCGAGGATGAAAATCGAGCTGGAAGAAAAAAGGGTTTGTGTCTGCTTCTTATTTAGCTCAACAAGCACTATGAGATGCTTGTCAGAAGGAACTCAGACAAAGCTGTCttgttacatttattattatgttgtttgTCAGGACGCTCTTTGCGCTGAACTTAATGATCTTGGAACAACTTATGGGAAAGAAGTACTGGAGAAGCCTCCCGTAACATCCAATGAGCAACAGAACCACTCCAGTCATGCCTTTGTTGATCGGGAACAGTTCATAAGGTGGGAagaatgttttacattttacctatgaaatgtcttgattttttttgtctttaaacaaGAGGAATGAATTTCATTACAATGGACATTAACCAGAAACTGAAACCTTTCTCTCTCCATGAAGACTGTCCAAACAGGTTTTTCACCTTGAAAGCTCTGTGGCAGGAATTACATCCAGGATTGAGTTGATTATGGAAAAACTGGGATTACAAGAGAAAACGGCAAGGAAACTGACTGTAGCCAATAATGATGTGAGTATGGAAATAGGTTATGATTTTCTATAAACTTTATTGAATGCatgaaatgctttattttttacatatattagGGAGTACCCGTTCATGGAGTACACTGAAAAGTatgttaaacacattttaacaactgtGTAGTTGAAAATGCAAAAGAGGCTGTAGTATAATGTGAGGAAAATGTCCAATATTTTGACTTGAATTTCTTAATTCTATTCTTATGAATACAAAACGTTTTCTCACCCCTGTCCAGAGTGACGCTGCCTCCAATGGGAGCGTCCTGGTTTGTGTGGACAGAGGGACGAAGGCTGAGCTGTCATCAAGGAAACCATCAGTTCACACACCCCCCACATACTACTGTCGTATGTGATTAACCTCTAACTAACAGAACCATGGGTTATCTGGAAGTCAGCTGACTCACGTCACCAATGTTTTGTGCTTCACTACTTTCCAATGTTCAAAGTCTGTTGAATCCAAGGACTGTTTATGGGTGAAAACCAGATAGGCAGTCAGATCAACAACACGCTACTGACAATATGACATGGCAATATTCAACACTTTCAGCTGCTTTTGACTTAGTCACAGCCACTCATTTCATAGAAATATGTAAGTACtgtataaatgtttttctaatttcCTTGCCTTCTAGGTGACACAAGAGCTTATATAATACACTGGTTTGAGCTCAGATATGTTAGACAACAAAGTATGTGTTTGATGAGATTAGTTGTGTATTATACATGTATTTAAACAATAGGTAAGAAAATAAAGTTATGCAATATAATCAATATTATACAGTGCATATGCCACCTAACACCTGACTCAGCAATGTTTGCTTTGCTTTAGTCATTTAATGTTTATGAATGTTCAGGATCTATTACAGTTGTTTAAAAGCGTTCAGCCCCTTGACTTGTTTGCAGTTTAGTGAGATCTATGAAATAATTGCCTAATTATGTTTATATGGAGTACATGGTTCATTAATTATGTACACCTCCCGAGCTCATGTTGTAAGAAGAGCAAGTCTGACATGTTACAGTGAATTTATGCTTTGCTGTCAGAATTTCTTTGTTAGtgtctaataaataaatactgaacGACCAGGttcaaatgtttctttatttgaagTCACTTATTTAGTTTTcccatttaaatgaaaacttgATTTCATCCTTTATTATTAAACATCACTTCTATTGTGCAacttatttgtattattgtcatGAAAGCGAAATGCTGTTACATTCAATATTTTAAGcaacaaatgttttacatgtCATAAGCATGCAGTTCAAGCTGAAAGCTATGTTCTAAAAATGGCACACAAACTTCAAATtgggaaaaggaaaaatccacaATGGAAAACAATTTAGATTTGTAATGTAGCCTCTGTAAATAACAATGTTTGAATTTACTGACACATCAATTAAGGCTTATTCATAAATCATATTACTGAAATTTAACGATGGCATTTCTACCTAAAGTATGTACATTATTTCTTAAGTTTCATAAAGGTTTGTGATCAAGGTTTATATTTACACTCTCAGCCAAAATGAGCCTGTTGTTACACAAAAGCATCCCCAGGtctaataaacaaaaacattatcaaGTTTGTCGGCTAGTAGAACAGGAAGAGGAGAGTGagtgtgatatactgtacagaATGGCACATGCGCTAATACAATCCAAATAGCAGGACGTCTTTGTGAAAATCCTCTTGTCACATTTGccagttatttttattaaataatttacCTGGAGTATACGGAAATATTCTGCAAATACTGAGAAAAGTCTGAATACACTGAGAGGCAGAAAGGTGCCCGCTGCACTAACAAATTAATAACATATTTAGGAAACCTTTCACTTTCGTAAAATAAAACCATCGCAATTTATAGAAAGACTAAAACATTAGACAGTTTGTCTTTAGACAAATTAGGGACCACACAACAgcatttttaattatgtaaaaCATGATGCAATATCATTAGGGCCTGGTTTTGGTGCTATATTAAGTAAGTTTCTTAGCAAAAACTCTCACAACTGTTAGAAAGAAGTTACTATAAATTAACTGAGGTTATCAAGAAAATATTAAAGATTCAATATCTTTCCAGGAAACCAGCCCCCAGAATCAGTACACAGAGTTAGTTACCTTTACAAAGATTGAGGGTTAAgctgtttttacaatattttaattatatagtGAGCATGTGCTATAGCCTTAACTTTGAGACACATGATTATAAATTAGTCCAATCTATGGTGTAACCAAAAGATCATCAGAAGAACACGCTGATCACTCCTGTACAAAATATGAAACACCAAATAATTGTTGTCCCC
This portion of the Etheostoma cragini isolate CJK2018 chromosome 17, CSU_Ecrag_1.0, whole genome shotgun sequence genome encodes:
- the atoh7 gene encoding protein atonal homolog 7, with product MMKSRRPSCTDSGSESSEPDSKSPEKYETATRRRMAANARERKRMQGLNTAFDRLRKVVPQWGQDKKLSKYETLQMALSYIMALNRILTDARKHNAPHRQWLDLQFDCVQPESYPCLMRYDSPTEQDYIHSSFSYQFDGHQVHG
- the pkd2l1 gene encoding polycystic kidney disease 2-like 1 protein isoform X2 — translated: MKCRNNRADSHLTGQVELNSVSNGAWVNQGYCGSPLPLPRAVSTAYNPQPLFQGSMDSMYKPDLPGPFPEERPSTDQSLGKKQRGCCSFIKGLWGTTLTENTSNNRELFVRTTLRELIVYLVFLVDISLLTYGMTSSSTYYYTKAMTDLFVNTAGASGVMFQSIGSMADFWTYTQGPMVDSLYWTKWYNDQSLDSGDQSFIYYENMLLGVPRMRQIKIMNNSCKVHKDFKDEIAECFDVYNDKKEDATSFGLINGTAWTYHTEKDIKGSSYWGLLATYSGAGYYQDLSRTKEESVIILQELVDNLWLDRGTRVAFIDFSTYNANINMFCVIRLVVEFPATGGAIPSYQIRTVKLIRYVTNWDFFILGCEIVFCLFIMYYVVEEILELRIHRLSYFKSIWNILDVVVIMLAIVAIIFNVFRTVKVDKLLGKLLEQPGIYADFEFLAFWQTQFNNMNAVNLFFAWIKVFKYISFNKTMTQLSSTLGRCAKDILGFAIMFFIVFFAYAQLGYLLFGTQVESFSTFVKCIFTQFRIILGDFDYDAIDRANRVLGPIYFVTYVFFVFFVLLNMFLAIINDTYSEVKEELSSQKDELQFTDIIKQSYMKTFMKLKLKKEKITDVQKVLQSGSREIEFKDFRETLKEMGHADHEISAAFSRFDHDGNQILDKDEQARMKIELEEKRDALCAELNDLGTTYGKEVLEKPPVTSNEQQNHSSHAFVDREQFIRLSKQVFHLESSVAGITSRIELIMEKLGLQEKTARKLTVANNDSDAASNGSVLVCVDRGTKAELSSRKPSVHTPPTYYCRM
- the pkd2l1 gene encoding polycystic kidney disease 2-like 1 protein isoform X1 produces the protein MKCRNNRADSHLTGQVELNSVSNGAWVNQGYCGSPLPLPRAVSTAYNPQPLFQGSMDSMYKPDLPGPFPEERPSTDQSLGKKQRGCCSFIKGLWGTTLTENTSNNRELFVRTTLRELIVYLVFLVDISLLTYGMTSSSTYYYTKAMTDLFVNTAGASGVMFQSIGSMADFWTYTQGPMVDSLYWTKWYNDQSLDSGDQSFIYYENMLLGVPRMRQIKIMNNSCKVHKDFKDEIAECFDVYNDKKEDATSFGLINGTAWTYHTEKDIKGSSYWGLLATYSGAGYYQDLSRTKEESVIILQELVDNLWLDRGTRVAFIDFSTYNANINMFCVIRLVVEFPATGGAIPSYQIRTVKLIRYVTNWDFFILGCEIVFCLFIMYYVVEEILELRIHRLSYFKSIWNILDVVVIMLAIVAIIFNVFRTVKVDKLLGKLLEQPGIYADFEFLAFWQTQFNNMNAVNLFFAWIKVFKYISFNKTMTQLSSTLGRCAKDILGFAIMFFIVFFAYAQLGYLLFGTQVESFSTFVKCIFTQFRIILGDFDYDAIDRANRVLGPIYFVTYVFFVFFVLLNMFLAIINDTYSEVKEELSSQKDELQFTDIIKQSYMKTFMKLKLKKEKITDVQKVLQSGSREIEFKDFRETLKEMGHADHEISAAFSRFDHDGNQILDKDEQARMKIELEEKRDALCAELNDLGTTYGKEVLEKPPVTSNEQQNHSSHAFVDREQFIRLSKQVFHLESSVAGITSRIELIMEKLGLQEKTARKLTVANNDVMTLPPMGASWFVWTEGRRLSCHQGNHQFTHPPHTTVVCD